A genomic region of Irregularibacter muris contains the following coding sequences:
- the spoIVB gene encoding SpoIVB peptidase, whose amino-acid sequence MVFLNKIKIKKILGIFLIILLLSVNFSDSFQKIVNFPHEIYVIEGEERVLNFNLPIKLKATAEENYIMEVNGSKKADYNLNLKNPIKLQSDKTGEIDLNIKLFGFLPIRSMKVKVLPDVKLYPGGQSIGVKLKTKGVIVVGLSEIEAEDGKAHSPGLDANVNVGDIVYKIDDQKVNTAEEVSKVINNISDRPVKLEIKRKDTWEKISVQPIKDKTDGKYKIGLWVRDNTAGVGTLTFYHDKSKKYGALGHAITDITTGIIMPVNNGEIVSSKVASVIQGKKGKPGEIRGIFYNEDKKIGNIEKNTSQGLYGTVYSQLINDKIPKALSIGLQQHIKEGPAKILTTLDDNQVEMYDIEIEKLTMQPSKTGKSMIIKVTDPRLLEKTGGIVQGMSGSPIIQENKIVGAVTHVFVNDPSKGYGIFIEWMLEEADINLMEKQ is encoded by the coding sequence GTGGTTTTTTTGAATAAAATAAAAATAAAAAAAATTCTAGGGATTTTTTTAATTATATTATTATTATCTGTTAATTTTAGCGATTCTTTTCAAAAGATAGTAAATTTCCCTCATGAAATATACGTCATAGAGGGGGAAGAAAGAGTGCTAAACTTTAACCTCCCGATTAAATTAAAGGCAACAGCTGAGGAAAATTATATTATGGAAGTTAATGGTTCAAAAAAAGCTGACTATAATTTAAATCTAAAAAATCCTATTAAACTTCAGTCAGATAAGACAGGAGAAATAGATTTAAATATTAAACTATTTGGTTTCTTGCCTATACGTTCTATGAAAGTTAAGGTATTGCCAGATGTTAAATTATATCCTGGCGGTCAATCTATAGGAGTAAAATTAAAAACAAAGGGTGTAATCGTAGTAGGATTATCTGAGATAGAAGCAGAGGATGGCAAAGCTCATTCTCCAGGGCTAGATGCCAATGTAAATGTAGGAGATATCGTGTATAAGATAGATGACCAAAAAGTAAATACAGCAGAGGAAGTATCTAAGGTTATTAATAATATTTCTGATCGGCCAGTAAAGCTTGAAATCAAAAGAAAAGATACATGGGAAAAAATTAGTGTCCAACCTATTAAGGATAAAACAGATGGCAAATACAAAATTGGATTATGGGTAAGAGATAATACTGCAGGAGTAGGAACATTAACATTTTATCATGATAAATCAAAAAAATATGGTGCATTGGGACATGCTATTACAGATATAACAACTGGCATTATTATGCCAGTGAATAATGGAGAAATAGTCTCTTCCAAGGTTGCCTCTGTTATACAGGGTAAAAAGGGTAAGCCAGGGGAAATAAGAGGTATTTTTTATAATGAGGATAAGAAAATAGGAAATATCGAAAAAAACACCTCACAAGGTCTTTATGGAACAGTTTATTCCCAACTCATTAATGATAAAATACCCAAAGCGCTTTCCATCGGATTACAGCAGCATATAAAGGAAGGACCTGCAAAAATACTAACGACTCTTGATGATAATCAGGTAGAAATGTATGATATAGAAATAGAAAAACTAACAATGCAGCCCTCAAAGACAGGAAAAAGCATGATCATTAAAGTTACTGATCCTAGATTATTAGAAAAGACTGGTGGTATAGTACAAGGAATGAGTGGTAGTCCTATTATACAAGAAAATAAAATAGTAGGGGCGGTAACCCATGTTTTTGTGAATGATCCTTCCAAAGGTTATGGAATATTCATAGAATGGATGCTAGAAGAGGCAGATATCAATTTAATGGAAAAACAGTAG
- the spo0A gene encoding sporulation transcription factor Spo0A, translating to MEKIKIVIADDNKDFSNILSDFLEQQEDMEVIGVAKDGMEALEIIGDMQPDVLVLDIIMPILDGLAVLERLDSLNTPKKPKVIVLSAVGQDKITQRAVESGADYYVVKPFDMEIFAKRIRQIVDTTSVAQENDIVHRPLPITNVHKMAQGNKANIDSQITNIIHEIGVPAHIKGYIYLREAIKMVIKNIDLLSAVTKELYPSIAKKHNTTPSRVERAIRHAIEVAWSRGKLDTINALFGYTINNEKGKPTNSEFIAMVADKLRLDVYAE from the coding sequence ATGGAAAAAATCAAAATAGTGATTGCAGATGATAATAAAGATTTTTCTAACATTTTAAGTGATTTTTTGGAGCAACAGGAGGATATGGAAGTAATAGGCGTTGCCAAAGATGGCATGGAGGCCCTGGAAATAATAGGAGATATGCAACCAGATGTATTAGTCTTAGATATTATTATGCCAATTCTGGATGGGTTAGCTGTGCTAGAAAGGCTAGACTCTTTAAATACACCTAAGAAACCTAAGGTAATTGTTTTGTCAGCAGTAGGACAAGATAAAATTACCCAAAGGGCTGTGGAATCAGGAGCGGATTATTATGTAGTAAAGCCCTTTGATATGGAGATTTTTGCAAAACGTATTCGTCAGATCGTGGATACTACTTCAGTTGCACAGGAAAATGATATCGTACATAGACCTTTACCTATTACCAATGTACACAAAATGGCCCAAGGAAATAAAGCAAATATAGATTCTCAAATAACAAATATCATCCATGAAATTGGCGTACCTGCACATATCAAAGGATATATATATCTTAGAGAAGCAATAAAAATGGTAATAAAAAATATTGATTTATTAAGTGCAGTTACCAAAGAATTATATCCTTCCATTGCAAAAAAACATAACACTACTCCTAGTAGAGTAGAAAGAGCTATTCGACATGCTATAGAAGTGGCATGGAGTAGAGGGAAACTAGATACAATTAACGCTTTGTTCGGATATACTATAAATAATGAAAAGGGAAAACCTACAAATTCAGAGTTTATTGCTATGGTAGCAGATAAGCTTCGTTTAGATGTCTATGCGGAATAA
- the pduL gene encoding phosphate propanoyltransferase translates to MKNMIPVAMSNRHIHLSQEDLDILFGEGYQLTKMKDLSQPGQYACEEKVDIVGPKGTLKGVRILGPVRTHTQIEISVSDGFVLGVKAPTRDSGNIEDTPGAKIIGPKGEVEIEKGIIVAARHIHMHAEEAKQFEVKDKDIVNVKINGPRGLIFNNVLVRVSPSYALEMHVDVEEGNAAAIKNGQMVELIK, encoded by the coding sequence ATGAAAAACATGATACCAGTAGCTATGTCCAATAGACATATTCACCTAAGTCAGGAAGACTTAGACATTTTATTTGGAGAAGGATATCAATTAACGAAAATGAAAGACCTATCACAGCCAGGACAATATGCCTGTGAAGAAAAGGTAGATATTGTTGGACCAAAGGGAACCCTTAAAGGAGTTAGAATACTAGGACCAGTAAGAACCCATACGCAAATTGAAATATCTGTTTCAGATGGATTTGTTTTAGGAGTAAAGGCACCTACTCGTGACTCTGGAAATATTGAAGATACACCTGGAGCAAAAATTATAGGACCTAAAGGTGAAGTTGAAATCGAAAAAGGCATAATTGTAGCGGCAAGACATATTCATATGCACGCAGAAGAAGCCAAGCAATTTGAAGTGAAGGACAAAGACATAGTCAATGTGAAAATCAATGGCCCAAGGGGATTGATCTTTAATAATGTTTTAGTCAGAGTAAGTCCTTCTTATGCTTTAGAAATGCACGTGGATGTTGAAGAAGGTAATGCTGCGGCAATAAAAAATGGACAAATGGTAGAATTAATTAAATAA
- the lgt gene encoding prolipoprotein diacylglyceryl transferase: MDPIAFNIFGLPVRWYGLLMSSSILIGLLLAMHLAKKNNYDAEKILDLVFYATPAAIIGARLYYVIFKWEYYSQYPKEIFAIWHGGLAIHGAVIAAIIVAIIYTRKKGLSFWEIVDYMAPSLILGQAIGRWGNFFNQEAYGGETNLPWAITVNDPIKGMIKVHPTFFYEFLWNLAIFFFLLWYGKRKKANGEVFLLYAILYSVGRFFIEGLRTDSLMFGEIRVAQLISVLTIIMGVVIINYLRKNRTS, encoded by the coding sequence GTGGATCCAATAGCTTTTAATATATTTGGTTTACCAGTAAGATGGTATGGATTATTAATGTCAAGTAGTATTCTAATAGGATTACTCTTAGCTATGCATTTAGCGAAAAAAAATAATTATGATGCTGAAAAAATATTAGATTTAGTTTTTTATGCCACTCCAGCGGCTATAATTGGTGCTAGACTATATTACGTGATTTTCAAATGGGAATATTATTCCCAATATCCAAAGGAAATATTTGCCATATGGCATGGAGGATTGGCAATTCATGGAGCAGTTATTGCAGCTATAATTGTGGCTATAATCTATACTCGTAAAAAGGGGCTGTCATTTTGGGAGATCGTTGACTATATGGCACCTAGCTTAATCCTAGGACAGGCTATTGGAAGATGGGGGAATTTTTTTAATCAAGAGGCCTACGGGGGAGAAACCAATCTACCTTGGGCCATTACAGTCAATGATCCTATTAAGGGAATGATCAAGGTGCATCCTACATTTTTTTATGAGTTTCTATGGAATTTAGCTATCTTTTTTTTCCTTCTTTGGTATGGAAAAAGAAAAAAAGCTAATGGTGAAGTATTTCTGTTGTATGCAATACTATATTCAGTAGGCAGATTTTTTATTGAAGGACTAAGAACGGATAGTCTAATGTTTGGAGAAATTCGTGTAGCTCAACTCATCAGTGTTTTAACCATAATAATGGGAGTAGTTATAATAAATTATTTAAGAAAAAATAGAACTTCATGA
- the mraZ gene encoding division/cell wall cluster transcriptional repressor MraZ, giving the protein MFIGEYQHNIDNKGRMIIPSKFREGLGEHFVLTKGLDGCLFVYSIDEWKILEEKLRSLPLTSKDARAFVRFFFAGATECEFDKQGRIVIPGNLREYAGIVKEAIIIGVSNRLEVWSKEKWLDYNDDEDLSYDAIAEKMSLLGI; this is encoded by the coding sequence ATGTTTATTGGGGAATATCAACACAACATAGATAATAAAGGAAGAATGATTATTCCGTCTAAGTTTAGAGAAGGATTAGGAGAACATTTTGTACTTACCAAGGGACTAGATGGATGTTTATTTGTATATTCTATTGACGAGTGGAAAATACTTGAGGAGAAATTGCGTTCTCTTCCTTTAACCAGCAAAGATGCAAGGGCTTTTGTGCGTTTCTTCTTTGCTGGAGCAACAGAATGTGAATTTGATAAACAAGGTAGAATTGTTATTCCCGGTAACTTAAGAGAGTACGCTGGCATAGTTAAGGAAGCTATCATTATAGGGGTTTCCAATAGACTAGAAGTATGGAGTAAAGAAAAATGGTTGGATTATAATGATGATGAAGACCTAAGCTATGATGCCATTGCAGAGAAAATGTCTTTGCTAGGGATATAA
- the rsmH gene encoding 16S rRNA (cytosine(1402)-N(4))-methyltransferase RsmH, producing the protein MEFNHIPIMLDECIEHLKINPTGTYIDGTLGGAGHGQAICSRLEEKGHFIGIDQDENAIHIATERLIGQRPQISIVRDNFRNIKQILNSLKIDEIDGMLLDLGVSSHQLDEPERGFSYQHDAPLDMRMDNRQSLSAEYIVNNYSQDELTRIIKEYGEENWANRIAKFIIDYRKNRTIHTTGELVEIIKNAIPAKARRTGGHPAKRTFQALRIEVNNELGILENTIRDILEHLIPGGRLCIITFHSLEDRIVKKVYKHFENPCTCPPEFPQCICNQKSLVKVITRKPIIPQAQEIKDNPRSRSAKLRVLERNSSK; encoded by the coding sequence ATGGAATTTAATCATATCCCTATTATGCTGGATGAATGTATTGAACATTTAAAAATCAATCCCACAGGAACATATATAGATGGCACCTTAGGTGGTGCTGGCCATGGACAAGCTATTTGTAGCAGATTAGAAGAAAAAGGACATTTTATAGGCATCGACCAAGATGAAAACGCCATTCATATAGCAACAGAAAGATTAATAGGACAAAGACCTCAAATATCCATTGTAAGGGACAATTTTAGAAATATAAAACAAATATTAAATAGTCTTAAAATAGATGAAATTGATGGAATGTTATTGGACTTAGGAGTTTCTTCCCATCAATTGGATGAACCTGAAAGGGGATTCTCCTATCAACATGACGCTCCGCTTGATATGAGAATGGATAATAGACAATCCCTTAGTGCTGAATATATTGTAAATAATTATTCACAGGATGAATTAACAAGAATTATAAAGGAGTATGGAGAAGAGAACTGGGCCAATAGGATTGCAAAATTTATTATTGATTACAGAAAAAATAGAACAATTCATACCACCGGGGAACTAGTGGAAATAATCAAAAATGCAATTCCAGCAAAAGCTAGGAGAACCGGAGGTCACCCCGCCAAAAGAACATTTCAGGCATTAAGAATAGAGGTGAATAATGAATTAGGCATTCTTGAAAATACCATTCGGGATATTCTTGAACACCTGATTCCAGGAGGAAGATTATGTATTATTACTTTTCACTCATTAGAAGATCGTATAGTGAAAAAAGTGTACAAACATTTTGAAAATCCTTGTACATGTCCTCCAGAATTTCCCCAATGTATATGTAATCAAAAATCCTTAGTAAAAGTAATTACTCGAAAACCAATAATTCCACAGGCACAAGAAATAAAAGATAATCCAAGATCTAGAAGTGCGAAATTAAGGGTGTTAGAAAGGAATAGTTCTAAATAA